The Candidatus Stygibacter australis nucleotide sequence TCCCAGTACCCTCCCTGTGGATTCCCTGTGGCTTTTAGAACAAGTTTTGTAAGTTACAGCCCCTGCCCATAACACTTGTTATGTTAATAGCAATTTATTTTATCATGATCCAAATGAATCTTGATTACAACTTATTTACATTTACTGCAAAAAATCAGCAGAGATGTTTGCTCTGGTAACACAATCTCTGAATGGATTTTAAGGATCGCTGACAAATATCATATCTTGAATATAAAATATCCCCTGAGTAAAATATAAAAAAAACATGATCAATCACTGGGAGTAGTTCCTTACAGGCTTTAAATTTATGTTGACGTAAATATGTTATCAAAGAGAAAGTGCTTTTTATCAAAAAGATTACGGCATAATGATGCCTTATGGAGGAATAATGAGAAGAACTATATTATTAGTGATACTGGCAATACTGGGTAGTAGCGCAGTATATGCAGCATCTTTGAGCATAGCTTATATTGATACTGATAGAGTGATGATGGAAAGTCAGGACACTCAGGAAGCACAGCAGCTTTTTCAGGCAGAACAGCAAGCCTGGCAGGATGAAGTAGCAGAAATGGATGCCGAAATCCAAAGACTGCGTGATGACTATGAGCAGAAGAAAATGATCCTTAGAGAAGAAGGAAAAACTGAAGCTCAGAACAGGATCAAAGAACTCGCTGACCAGAGAGATGCCAAAGTAAATGAGATATTTGGTGATAACGGAAAAGCAATGCAGAAAAATGCTGAATTGCTGGAACCCATTCTGGACAAGCTCAAGAACGTAATTGAAGCCATTTCGACTGATGACAATATCGATATCGTGCTTGATGCCTCTACTGGTGGAATTTTATATGCAGTTCCCAGTCTGGATATCACTGATGATGTGATTGAAAGAATGAATAAACTCACAGATGGTGAAACTGATAATTAGAAATGAAAGTCTTTAAGTCTGAGTTTACCCCAGTCATTATTTCCCAGTGGATACCGGGAGAATTGGTTGAGAGGAAAACTATCGAATTGAATAACGTATCAGAGCTTGAAGAAGCAAATGAAAACTCTGTCTGCTTTTACCAGAATAAATCATTTTATGATAAATTGCTTCAGACTAAAGCCGGCTTGATCTTTGTCCCTGCTGATTTTGATGTGAAACTGATAACTGGGTCGAATCTTTTTAAAACAGAAAATCCTTATATTTTTTATATGATGCTGGTTCAGAAATGGCTTGAACTGGATGAACCTTTATTAAAAAAGGAACGTCATCCAAGTTTGGCAATCCATGAAACAGCCGAAATCGCAAAAGACGTGGAACTGGGTGAAAATACAGTAATTGCAGAGGGTGTAAAAATCGGCAGTGGAACCAGAATTGGTGCTAATTGCTATATCGGCATGAACGTGGAGATTGGAGAAAACTGTCATTTTTATGCTAATGTGAATATCTATGAAGATTGCCGGATTGGTAATAAAGTAATACTTCACAGTGGAGTGGTAGTGGGGGCAGATGGTTTTGGCTTCCTGCTTCATCAGGGTAAACAGTTCAAATTACCGCAGGTGGGTAATGTTATCATCCATGACGATGTGGAAATCGGGGCGAATAGCTGCATTGACCGGGCAACTCTGGGATCAACTGTAATTGGTGCAAATACGAAAATTGATAATCTGGTTCAGATCGGACATAATTGCGTGATTGGAAAAAGCACGATCATCTGTGCTCAGGTAGGACTTGCTGGCAATACCACAATAGGTGACAGGGTCTATCTGGCAGGTCAAGTAGGTGCTGCTGGTCACATTTATATCGGTGATGAAGTTATGGTAGGTGCTCAATCCGGTGTTACTGGTAATGTTCCTGCCGGGAAAAAGATTTTTGGTTATCCCGCTCGTGATGCTGGATTAACCAAACGAATTATGGCTTCTGAGAAGCATCTTCCTGAGATTGTGAAGTATTTTCGGAAGAAATTAAAGGAATCTGAATAGTATGAGAGAGTACAAAAGAACTATTAAGAAGAAAGTCAGTTACCGTGGCATTGGTTTACATTCGGGGGAGACATCAACCATAACTTTTAAACCAGCAGATGAAAATGCAGGAATGGTATTTGTCAGAACAGATATGGAAGGTAATCCTGAAATTCCAGCTGATATCGAACATGTAGTTGATATATCGCGCGGAACTACAATTGGGATTGGAAAAGCCACTGTTGCTACTATTGAGCATGTCCTGGCTGCTATCAAAGGTTTAACAATTGATAATATCCGAATAGAAGTCACAGGACCAGAAGTGCCGGTTGCTGATGGCAGTGCCATAGTATATGTGGAATTGCTTAAGCAGGCTGGAATAGTGGAACAATCCAGTATTCGAGAATATTTTGAGATCACTGAAGCAATTTCATTTTCAGCCCCGGCGGACAGCGTGGATATAGTTATTGTCCCTTCGGACAGTCTTAAAATCACATTCATGGTAGATTATCCGCATCAGGCAGTCGGTACTCAATATACCTGGATGCCTTCACTAAAAGTGTTTGAGGAAGATTTCGCTTCTGCTCGTACATTCTGCTTCCTGCATGAAATCCTGGCACTCAAAGCTGCTGGATTGATCAAGGGTGGCTCTTTGGATAATGCTATGGTTGTAGCAGATCCGGAAACTCCGCCAGAACAGATCCAGAAACTTAAAGATATTTTTCATATGGATCAGGAAATAAGTGTAAATTCCAATGGCTTGATCAATGATACACCTCTGCGTTATTACAACGAATTTGTAAGGCACAAAGTGCTTGATCTGATTGGTGATATTGCCCTTTTGGGAGTACCTATCAAAGGACATATCCTAGCAGCAAGATCTGGTCATAAAACTAATGTGGAATTAGTGAAGAAACTTAAGAAAATCTATATGAAGCAGCAGATGCAGATCCAGTACCAGAAAAAGCGTAATCAGAATATAGTATTTGATATTAATGCTATCCAGCGCATATTACCTCATAGATACCCCTTCCTGCTGGTGGATAAAGTAATTGAATTTGTCCCCGGTGAGAGCATAGTGGGCATCAAGAATGTTACTGCTAACGAGCAATTCTTTCAGGGTCATTTTCCTGGACATCCAGTAATGCCAGGGGTTCTTATTGTGGAAGCAATGGCTCAAACTGGTGGAATTATGCTGCTGAATTCAGTAGATAATCCCCAGGAGAGTCTAGCTCTATTCGCTACAATT carries:
- a CDS encoding OmpH family outer membrane protein, yielding MRRTILLVILAILGSSAVYAASLSIAYIDTDRVMMESQDTQEAQQLFQAEQQAWQDEVAEMDAEIQRLRDDYEQKKMILREEGKTEAQNRIKELADQRDAKVNEIFGDNGKAMQKNAELLEPILDKLKNVIEAISTDDNIDIVLDASTGGILYAVPSLDITDDVIERMNKLTDGETDN
- the lpxD gene encoding UDP-3-O-(3-hydroxymyristoyl)glucosamine N-acyltransferase; translation: MKVFKSEFTPVIISQWIPGELVERKTIELNNVSELEEANENSVCFYQNKSFYDKLLQTKAGLIFVPADFDVKLITGSNLFKTENPYIFYMMLVQKWLELDEPLLKKERHPSLAIHETAEIAKDVELGENTVIAEGVKIGSGTRIGANCYIGMNVEIGENCHFYANVNIYEDCRIGNKVILHSGVVVGADGFGFLLHQGKQFKLPQVGNVIIHDDVEIGANSCIDRATLGSTVIGANTKIDNLVQIGHNCVIGKSTIICAQVGLAGNTTIGDRVYLAGQVGAAGHIYIGDEVMVGAQSGVTGNVPAGKKIFGYPARDAGLTKRIMASEKHLPEIVKYFRKKLKESE
- a CDS encoding bifunctional UDP-3-O-[3-hydroxymyristoyl] N-acetylglucosamine deacetylase/3-hydroxyacyl-ACP dehydratase yields the protein MREYKRTIKKKVSYRGIGLHSGETSTITFKPADENAGMVFVRTDMEGNPEIPADIEHVVDISRGTTIGIGKATVATIEHVLAAIKGLTIDNIRIEVTGPEVPVADGSAIVYVELLKQAGIVEQSSIREYFEITEAISFSAPADSVDIVIVPSDSLKITFMVDYPHQAVGTQYTWMPSLKVFEEDFASARTFCFLHEILALKAAGLIKGGSLDNAMVVADPETPPEQIQKLKDIFHMDQEISVNSNGLINDTPLRYYNEFVRHKVLDLIGDIALLGVPIKGHILAARSGHKTNVELVKKLKKIYMKQQMQIQYQKKRNQNIVFDINAIQRILPHRYPFLLVDKVIEFVPGESIVGIKNVTANEQFFQGHFPGHPVMPGVLIVEAMAQTGGIMLLNSVDNPQESLALFATIDNVRFRKQVLPGDVLRFELKVISMKRGLAKMHGDAFVFDTKVCEGDFMAKIVNR